In one window of Aceticella autotrophica DNA:
- a CDS encoding hydantoinase/oxoprolinase family protein, with protein sequence MIVGLDMGGTHVDAVLIDKGNIIDVAKTPTDHTNLFGSIWKTLNCLLKDKDISSIEHINLSTTISTNAIVEGKIAPVGMVIESGPGMDPSFLACGKENIFITGYVDHRGREIKPFNPEEIQEAVAKFRDKDIKACAVVAKFSIRNPMHEINISRLLDDEFSPVTMGHMLSGKLNFPRRVYTSYLNSAVYYVFKSFCESIRKAMKKENINVPVNVLKADGGTISLDAGQQYPVNTILSGPAASLMGALAFKPGDKDAVFLDIGGTTTDISFVADGISLFEPLGINISNYNTLVRAIYSVSIGLGGDSAIHVEDGEIEIGPRREGFPMALGGSVPTPSDAMIVLGLLDFGNKEQAVSAMKQIGDKLGLDVKGTSEYIYKKMGTMIKQEVNHILDEINSKPVYTVKELLYGKKLKPQYISAIGGPAKALAPLLEREFNLPCYVPENYEVANAIGAALAKTTAEVTVLADTAEGKLSVPEMGLYEKIDKNFTIYEAKQKALQLLKEKASAIGTIDKEFEAEITEESSFNMVRGFYTSGKNIRIRAQIRPGLLYELGGANND encoded by the coding sequence TTGATTGTAGGATTGGATATGGGAGGAACCCATGTGGATGCTGTACTTATTGATAAGGGTAATATTATAGATGTAGCTAAGACTCCTACCGATCATACTAATTTATTTGGATCCATATGGAAAACTTTAAATTGTTTGCTTAAAGATAAGGATATTTCAAGTATTGAGCATATAAATTTAAGCACTACTATATCAACAAATGCCATTGTAGAGGGTAAGATTGCTCCTGTTGGTATGGTTATAGAAAGCGGTCCGGGCATGGATCCCTCTTTTCTGGCATGTGGAAAAGAGAATATTTTTATTACAGGATATGTTGACCATCGCGGTAGAGAAATAAAACCCTTTAACCCAGAGGAAATACAAGAAGCTGTTGCAAAATTTAGGGATAAGGATATAAAAGCATGTGCAGTGGTGGCTAAATTTTCTATTAGAAATCCTATGCATGAAATTAATATTAGCCGGCTTTTAGATGATGAATTTTCTCCTGTAACGATGGGACATATGCTTTCAGGAAAATTAAACTTTCCAAGACGGGTGTATACTTCCTACTTAAATTCTGCAGTATATTATGTTTTCAAATCATTTTGTGAAAGCATAAGGAAGGCTATGAAAAAAGAAAATATCAATGTTCCGGTTAATGTGCTTAAAGCTGATGGCGGAACAATAAGCTTAGATGCAGGACAGCAATATCCGGTAAATACTATATTATCAGGACCTGCTGCAAGCTTAATGGGTGCACTTGCTTTTAAGCCAGGAGATAAGGATGCTGTTTTTTTAGATATTGGTGGTACTACAACTGATATTTCTTTTGTGGCAGATGGGATTTCACTTTTTGAGCCTCTTGGTATTAATATAAGCAATTATAATACACTGGTAAGGGCTATATACAGTGTTTCTATAGGTCTCGGAGGAGATAGCGCAATACATGTTGAAGATGGAGAAATAGAGATAGGACCTCGCCGAGAGGGGTTTCCAATGGCACTTGGGGGTTCTGTGCCTACTCCAAGTGATGCTATGATAGTCTTGGGGCTTCTCGATTTTGGTAATAAAGAGCAGGCTGTTTCAGCAATGAAACAAATAGGAGATAAACTCGGATTAGATGTCAAAGGAACCTCAGAATATATCTATAAAAAGATGGGAACTATGATAAAACAAGAAGTGAATCACATCCTTGATGAAATTAACAGTAAACCTGTATATACGGTTAAAGAACTTTTATACGGGAAAAAATTGAAGCCACAGTATATTTCTGCCATAGGAGGTCCTGCTAAGGCTTTAGCTCCTCTATTGGAAAGAGAATTTAACCTGCCTTGTTATGTTCCAGAAAATTATGAGGTGGCTAATGCAATAGGAGCAGCTCTTGCAAAGACAACTGCTGAAGTAACAGTTTTAGCTGATACTGCTGAAGGTAAACTTTCAGTACCTGAAATGGGGCTATATGAGAAAATTGACAAAAATTTCACTATATATGAGGCAAAACAAAAGGCATTGCAACTTTTAAAAGAAAAGGCTTCTGCTATAGGAACTATTGATAAGGAATTTGAAGCAGAAATAACAGAAGAATCAAGCTTCAATATGGTGAGGGGATTTTATACCAGTGGCAAAAATATAAGGATAAGAGCCCAGATAAGACCTGGATTATTATATGAACTGGGAGGTGCAAATAATGATTAA
- the rodA gene encoding rod shape-determining protein RodA yields MYKAYNKKLLKNFDYGLLITALLISILSLIVILSASHTLKTGSYQKVMIQLFAILAGLVMIIIINLFDYNIFQKFSTVIYIVNILLLLSVLVIGKTSNGAQSWIHIGPVFIQPSEFSKIALILTLGQKFNNMGEIRYFKELIVPLIHVAIPFIIVMLQPDLGTALVFLAIFLGMLFISGVKLRIFVSLIMSGLMLLPFAYKILKPYQRNRLLSFVNPKLDPLGSGYHVTQSKIAVGSGMFWGKGLFNGSQTQLYYLPEAWTDFIFSVIGEELGFIGASFLLILYAILLYKSWKIAVMAKDRFGYLVATGIISMLAFHILENIGMAIGIMPVTGIPLPFMSYGGSSMLANMIGLGLLLNIGMRRQKINF; encoded by the coding sequence GTGTATAAGGCATATAATAAGAAGCTTCTGAAAAATTTTGATTATGGTTTATTGATAACCGCTTTACTAATTTCCATATTAAGTCTTATTGTAATTTTAAGTGCATCTCACACATTAAAAACAGGTTCATATCAAAAGGTAATGATTCAGTTATTTGCGATATTGGCAGGACTTGTAATGATTATAATTATAAATTTATTTGATTATAATATATTTCAAAAATTTTCTACAGTTATTTACATTGTCAACATATTACTTCTTTTATCAGTTTTGGTTATTGGCAAAACCAGTAATGGAGCACAATCATGGATTCATATAGGTCCGGTTTTTATTCAGCCATCAGAATTTTCTAAAATTGCATTGATTTTAACCTTGGGACAAAAATTTAACAACATGGGGGAAATAAGATATTTCAAAGAATTAATTGTTCCTCTTATTCATGTTGCTATTCCATTTATTATCGTCATGCTACAGCCTGATCTGGGAACGGCACTTGTATTCTTAGCCATATTTTTAGGTATGCTTTTCATATCAGGAGTAAAACTTAGAATTTTTGTTAGTTTAATTATGTCAGGACTTATGTTATTGCCTTTTGCATATAAAATATTAAAACCATATCAGCGTAATAGACTTTTATCATTTGTAAATCCAAAACTTGATCCTTTAGGTTCTGGATATCATGTAACACAATCAAAAATTGCTGTTGGTTCAGGTATGTTCTGGGGAAAAGGGCTTTTTAATGGGAGTCAGACACAGCTTTATTATCTTCCTGAGGCATGGACAGATTTTATTTTTTCTGTAATAGGCGAAGAACTGGGCTTTATAGGTGCTTCTTTCTTGCTTATATTGTACGCTATTTTGCTTTATAAATCATGGAAGATTGCTGTTATGGCAAAAGATAGATTTGGATATCTTGTTGCTACAGGTATAATATCAATGTTGGCTTTTCATATTCTTGAAAATATAGGTATGGCAATTGGAATAATGCCTGTAACAGGCATACCCCTTCCATTTATGAGCTATGGGGGAAGTTCTATGCTTGCTAATATGATTGGGCTGGGATTGCTGTTGAATATCGGAATGAGAAGGCAAAAAATAAATTTTTGA